In a single window of the Salmo trutta chromosome 21, fSalTru1.1, whole genome shotgun sequence genome:
- the LOC115157174 gene encoding gamma-1-syntrophin isoform X2, translating to MDFRTSNEETKTGVYLLQDGNEEPFNIRLHLAKDILTIQEQDVICVSGEPFYSSERTVTIRRQTIGGFGLSIKGGAEHKIPVVISKISKEQKAELSGLLFIGDGILQINGINVRSYRHEEAVQVLRNAGEEVTLTVSFLKKTPAFLKLPLCEDCTCVPSDQSSGTSSPLCDSGLHLNYHPNNTDSLSCSSWPTSPGLRWEKRWMDLRLIPLLHSRLSQHIPGSDVCRKHAFQVIAVDGVCSGVITCPTDEDCLDWLQAIAANISALTKHNVKKINRNFPVNQQIIYMGWVDEKEQDSGQDRMYSPKFLALKGSSLFKFSAPPVTTWDWTRAEKSYTVYEIMCKVLKDSDLLDKRKHCFSIQTECGEDMFYSVELECELLIWEKAFQMATFLEVERIQCKTYACIMESHLMGLTIDFSMGFVCFDAASKAVLWRYKFSQLKGSSDDGKSKIKFLFQNQDNKAIEAKELEFSNLFAVLHCIHAFFAAKVACLDPMFVESQGAATTAGGVSTLTSVSCNTQTSRIKYSI from the exons ATGGATTTCAGGACTTCAAATGAAGAG ACAAAGACTGGGGTTTATCTGCTGCAAGATGGTAACGAGGAGCCTTTCAATATTCGACTGCACTTGGCTAAAGACATTCTGACCATTCAAGAGCAAGATGTCATCTGCGTGTCAGGAGAACCATTTTATTCCAGT GAGAGAACTGTAACGATCAGAAGACAGACGATTGGAGGTTTTGGCTTGAGCATTAAG GGAGGCGCAGAACACAAAATCCCTGTTGTGATATCAAAAATATCAAAAGAGCAAAAAG CTGAACTGTCTGGGCTGCTGTTTATTGGAGATGGGATCCTCCAG ATAAATGGAATAAATGTTCGAAGCTATCGCCACGAGGAAGCG GTGCAGGTTTTGCGAAACGCCGGAGAGGAAGTCACTCTGACTGTGTCTTTCTTGAAGAAGACACCTGCTTTTCTTAAACTGCCCCTCTGTGAAGACTGCACAT GTGTTCCAAGTGACCAGAGCAGTGGAACGTCCTCCCCTCTGTGCGACAGTGGCTTACACTTGAACTACCATCCTAACAATACG GACTCACTGTCCTGCTCATCTTGGCCCACGTCCCCTGGGCTCCGCTGGGAGAAGAGATGGATGGACCTGCGCCTtattcctctcctccactcccgtCTGTCACAGCACATCCCAGGCTCTGACGTCTGCAG GAAACATGCATTTCAAGTCATAGCTGTGGatggggtttgcagtggggttatCACATGCCCTACTGATGAAGACTGCCTAGATTGGCTCCAAGCAATAGCAGCCAATATATCAGCTCTCACCAAGCACAAT GTGAAGAAGATAAACAGAAACTTCCCAGTTAATCAACAG aTTATCTACATGGGCTGGGTAGATGAGAAGGAGCAGGACTCCGGTCAGGACCGAATGTATTCACCAAAGTTCCTCGCCTTAAAGGGATCCTCACTCTTCAAGTTCTCAGCACCTCCC GTGACTACATGGGACTGGACCAGGGCAGAGAAGAGCTACACCGTGTACGAGATCATGTGTAAAGTTTTGAAG GACAGTGACCTCTTGGACAAGCGGAAGCACTGCTTCAGCATCCAGACGGAGTGTGGGGAGGATATGTTCTACAGCGTAGAGCTGGAGTGCGAGCTGCTCATCTGGGAAAAAGCCTTTCAGATGGCTACTTTCCTGGAGGTGGAGAGAATACAG TGTAAAACATACGCTTGCATCATGGAGAGCCACCTGATGGGGCTGACCATAGACTTCAGCATGGGCTTTGTCTGCTTCGATGCTGCTTCAAAA GCGGTGCTGTGGAGATACAAATTCTCCCAACTGAAAGGATCGTCTGATGATGGGAAGAGCAAGATCAAATTTCTGTTCCAAAATCAGGACAATAAAGCAATTGAAGCCAAG GAGCTGGAATTTTCTAACCTCTTTGCCGTGCTGCACTGTATCCATGCATTCtttgctgccaaagttgcttgCCTGGATCCAATGTTTGTGGAGAGTCAAGGTGCTGCGACTACCGCTGGGGGGGTTTCCACGCTCACCAGTGTCTCCTGTAATACACAGACATCCAGAATCAAATACTCCATCTGA
- the LOC115157174 gene encoding gamma-1-syntrophin isoform X1: MDFRTSNEETKTGVYLLQDGNEEPFNIRLHLAKDILTIQEQDVICVSGEPFYSSERTVTIRRQTIGGFGLSIKGGAEHKIPVVISKISKEQKGKLSFFSFCCCFHFTMKNEWWFIYPNVIIYNILSAAELSGLLFIGDGILQINGINVRSYRHEEAVQVLRNAGEEVTLTVSFLKKTPAFLKLPLCEDCTCVPSDQSSGTSSPLCDSGLHLNYHPNNTDSLSCSSWPTSPGLRWEKRWMDLRLIPLLHSRLSQHIPGSDVCRKHAFQVIAVDGVCSGVITCPTDEDCLDWLQAIAANISALTKHNVKKINRNFPVNQQIIYMGWVDEKEQDSGQDRMYSPKFLALKGSSLFKFSAPPVTTWDWTRAEKSYTVYEIMCKVLKDSDLLDKRKHCFSIQTECGEDMFYSVELECELLIWEKAFQMATFLEVERIQCKTYACIMESHLMGLTIDFSMGFVCFDAASKAVLWRYKFSQLKGSSDDGKSKIKFLFQNQDNKAIEAKELEFSNLFAVLHCIHAFFAAKVACLDPMFVESQGAATTAGGVSTLTSVSCNTQTSRIKYSI, encoded by the exons ATGGATTTCAGGACTTCAAATGAAGAG ACAAAGACTGGGGTTTATCTGCTGCAAGATGGTAACGAGGAGCCTTTCAATATTCGACTGCACTTGGCTAAAGACATTCTGACCATTCAAGAGCAAGATGTCATCTGCGTGTCAGGAGAACCATTTTATTCCAGT GAGAGAACTGTAACGATCAGAAGACAGACGATTGGAGGTTTTGGCTTGAGCATTAAG GGAGGCGCAGAACACAAAATCCCTGTTGTGATATCAAAAATATCAAAAGAGCAAAAAGGTAAGCtttctttttttagtttttgttgttgtttccatTTCACtatgaaaaatgaatggtggttTATTTACCCAAACGTAATAATTTATAATATATTGTCTGCAGCTGAACTGTCTGGGCTGCTGTTTATTGGAGATGGGATCCTCCAG ATAAATGGAATAAATGTTCGAAGCTATCGCCACGAGGAAGCG GTGCAGGTTTTGCGAAACGCCGGAGAGGAAGTCACTCTGACTGTGTCTTTCTTGAAGAAGACACCTGCTTTTCTTAAACTGCCCCTCTGTGAAGACTGCACAT GTGTTCCAAGTGACCAGAGCAGTGGAACGTCCTCCCCTCTGTGCGACAGTGGCTTACACTTGAACTACCATCCTAACAATACG GACTCACTGTCCTGCTCATCTTGGCCCACGTCCCCTGGGCTCCGCTGGGAGAAGAGATGGATGGACCTGCGCCTtattcctctcctccactcccgtCTGTCACAGCACATCCCAGGCTCTGACGTCTGCAG GAAACATGCATTTCAAGTCATAGCTGTGGatggggtttgcagtggggttatCACATGCCCTACTGATGAAGACTGCCTAGATTGGCTCCAAGCAATAGCAGCCAATATATCAGCTCTCACCAAGCACAAT GTGAAGAAGATAAACAGAAACTTCCCAGTTAATCAACAG aTTATCTACATGGGCTGGGTAGATGAGAAGGAGCAGGACTCCGGTCAGGACCGAATGTATTCACCAAAGTTCCTCGCCTTAAAGGGATCCTCACTCTTCAAGTTCTCAGCACCTCCC GTGACTACATGGGACTGGACCAGGGCAGAGAAGAGCTACACCGTGTACGAGATCATGTGTAAAGTTTTGAAG GACAGTGACCTCTTGGACAAGCGGAAGCACTGCTTCAGCATCCAGACGGAGTGTGGGGAGGATATGTTCTACAGCGTAGAGCTGGAGTGCGAGCTGCTCATCTGGGAAAAAGCCTTTCAGATGGCTACTTTCCTGGAGGTGGAGAGAATACAG TGTAAAACATACGCTTGCATCATGGAGAGCCACCTGATGGGGCTGACCATAGACTTCAGCATGGGCTTTGTCTGCTTCGATGCTGCTTCAAAA GCGGTGCTGTGGAGATACAAATTCTCCCAACTGAAAGGATCGTCTGATGATGGGAAGAGCAAGATCAAATTTCTGTTCCAAAATCAGGACAATAAAGCAATTGAAGCCAAG GAGCTGGAATTTTCTAACCTCTTTGCCGTGCTGCACTGTATCCATGCATTCtttgctgccaaagttgcttgCCTGGATCCAATGTTTGTGGAGAGTCAAGGTGCTGCGACTACCGCTGGGGGGGTTTCCACGCTCACCAGTGTCTCCTGTAATACACAGACATCCAGAATCAAATACTCCATCTGA